The stretch of DNA CCTTTGTTCATTCACTCCATTCTTCCTTCAGTCGACCACATGCTTTACTCTGGGCAGAAGAATGAAGCCTGACCCCCACCACCAAGGAGCCCACAGTCAACAGAGGAGAACAGGCACCAGAAGAAACCCACAGCACAGCAGAAGCTGCAAGGAAGGTGTGGAGGGAGCGGGGTGGCAAAGGTGGCACCAGCCCCAGGGAGGCAATGACTACCTGACCAAGCGGCCAGGAAGGCTCCTTTGAAGATGATCCTGGTGGGTCACCTGGAGGGCAGTCTGATGTTGGTTAAGGTGAAGATAGAGAAAAGGCATTCAAAACAGAGGGGACTGCAGGGGCAAGAGCCTGCAGGTGTGGAAGAACATGGCAAGCCCCAGGGCTCCAAGTGGCCTGGTGTGACGGGAGTGGGTGGATGTGTGTGCTGTAGACGTGGCTGCAGGGGGAATGGGAACCTCCCTGGCTTCTCTTAGGTTTTCCCCTGCCCTCATTCAGAATGGACTGCTCCCTCCTCTGACCCCCCAACTCCCTGCTGTGGACTGGGCCTCTATTAAGAATCCCAagagtggccgggcatggtggctcacatcagtaatcccaacactttgggaggccaaggtgggcggatcacttgaggtcaggagttcgagaccagcctggccaacataatgaaaccccatctctacttaaaatacaagaattagctgggcatggtgatgcatgcctgtaataccagcgacttgggagaggctgaggtaggagacttGCTCAaatgtgggaggtgggggttgcactgaccgagattgtgccactgcactccagtctgggtgacagagtgagactccatctggaaaaaaaaaaaaaaaaaagaatcccaagaGCTCCCCTTCTGTGGCACCTTCCCCATGCCAGGTACTATGCTGAGCCCTTCGCAGGTATCATCAGCTCATGCAGGCCTCCCAGAAACCAcatcattttacaggtaagacaAGATCAGGGAGGTTGGGCATTTTGCCCAGAGCCACACAGCTGGAACAGTCAGAGCCAAGATTCCCACCTAGGCTGGCCTGCATCCAGGATCCTGCTGGTGCCCACTGGTGGGGTGAGACAGGTAAGAATCTGCATCTCGTAGAATCGAGGGCAGGGATGGGCTCAGCTTGTTCCCTAGCCTAGGTCACTGTGCAAGGCCTAGCATAAAACGGAACTGCCTGACGTTTGAATAGGGGACGGACAAGCCTCCCGGACCCGCTCACCTGCATTAGGGAGGTTGCAGGGCTCAGCGATCCCTGGGGGCAGGACACAGACTCGCTGGACAGGGATGTCCAGGGTTTCCTCTTCACTGCTCCAGCAGCAGACGAGGAGACAAAAATACCAAGATCAGATTTCAGGGATCCAAAGGGGGTAGAaacttggggtggggggtggcacactggaggctgaggggcTGCCCTTACTGGGGTCTGCGTCTCCACCGAGGCCTTCGCTGCCCATGGAGGCTGGGCGCCGCAACGCCTCGGAGAAGCTGTGGGGCCGCTGTGGGCCGGAGCCGCGGGCAACTCGGCCCTTCTCTTCGGGAGCCTGTTGGGTGACAGTGCGGAGGGGCTGGGACTAGCAGGCACAAGGAGGACAAGAGGCCCAAGGCACAACAGACCAGGACAAATGAACGCCACTGGGCCCCCAGCCTGGTTTTACTTAAGTCCCAGGTAGCAGAAGTGTGAGTCCCAGGCCTTAGGAGTAATTACAGCGGCCCGTGATTGGCTAGAGCTCACCACAGAGGCCGGTTATTGGCTCAGCCTCACCAAAGTGGCTTGTGATTGGCTCCAGAGGACTAACCGGGGACTTGTCCCTGGCGCCGGGCCGCCCGTTGGCAGGGCCCACGTGTACTAGGTGGTTGAAGTTGGTAGGCGGCGAGATGAGCTTGGAGCGCACAAAAGGGTCCTTCAGCATCTCCCTGTGGGCGGAGGTGTAAGTAGTGGGTGGCGAAGCTCCACCCTCCCTTCGACCCGTCCACAAGCGGAGGCGGCCCCACCCAGCCTCAGCCCCCGCGTCGTGCACGCGCACCTgcgctgctgcttctgctgctccTCCGACACGCGGAAAAAGAAGCGGCGCTTGCTCTTGGTGCGGAACAGCTGGCGCCGGCTGTTGTCGGTGAGGTCCGGGATGTCGAACTCGTCCTTCTCTGTGGGAGAAGTGGAGAGCTGGGCTGTGCTCACACATTCCCGGGGCCCAGTCAGCTGGCATTCAGGGCCACACAGCCACACGTGCGCACTGGGGAACGCACACACCCGTACACACGCACTCCCTCACCTGCCAGCTGGTTCCTGAGGTAGGTCAGGCGGACCTTCTCGGTGCCGTAGAGGAACAGGGAGCCCTCTGGATTGAGGGGCCGCACCTGAGGCAGCAGGCACAGCGGTCAGGCCACGCCTCCACCCCCGGCGCTACCCCAGGGCTCTGGCGGACCCTCACCTTCTTGAGCGGCACGGTCTGCACCCATTCTGCCCTCCTCACGTCAAACACATCGATGGAGTTCTCGCTGAACACTGTCAGGTAGGGGGCCGCATACCCTGCGGGCACGCCAGGCACCTCTGAGCTGTTTCCCCCTCTGTTCCACAGGGAACACCTTGTCCCCTGCCACAGCACAGTAACTACCATGCCCCACGCTAAGGTCCTTCCTCTGAAGACTCCCTGTCGCCCGGCCCAGCCTCCACATCAAATCAGAGATAACCCTGGACCACTCACCACATGCCTGGCTCAGTTCTAAACACGACATGCTTTTCCTGCCTTAATTTTCTAACAACTCTGAGCAAGTACTACTGTTATAATCCCTAATTTCCAGATGAGGGAATGGAACCCCTGGAGCCATGTGATGGTCAAGGTCAGGTCACTCAGCTGGTCCTGAGAGCTGCGATTTGGCCCTGGGCAGCTTGGGTGATATGCGGCACCCAACCTGCAGGCCCCACCCCAAAGAGCCATTGCTCACGAAGGACACTCTGCCCCTCTCTTCCAGCCCTTACCCATCATGCTAGTTACTTGTGCATGCACCAGACTGCCCCActgcctcattcattcattcattcactcttccACTCATTCCTCCAAGCCCATCGCCCCTGGAGTGTGCCACCCTGGGCTGGGGGCTTGATGTGGATGAGGAAACCAGCCCCGGCCCATTCTGTGGGACCCCAGTGCACCAAGCCAGTCATGAAGTGGAGGCGATGAGAGCCGTGACACAGGTCTGGACGGAGAGAGAGTggggcaaagagaaggaaaggaccAATGACGGGGAAGCAGGGCGGGGAGCACGAAGGCAATGGTGACCACAGCAATCGCAGCGGTTATCTTTGGAGCGCCTACCAGCTCCAGGCCCTGAGCTGACACTGGGGTGGTACCTAGTTAAGAGTTTGCCAGGTACAGGCCGgggccggtggctcacacctgtaatcccagcactttgggaggccgcgcgggaggattgcttgagttcaggagtttgagactccCAGCCTgcgcaatatggcgaaaccccatctctgaaaaaatacaaaaattaggctggacgcgttggctaacgcctgtaatcccagcactttgggaggccaaggcaggtggatcacttggtcaggagtttgagaccagcctggccaacatggtgaaaccccgtctccactaaaaatacaaaaattagctgggtgtggtggcgtgcacctgtagtcccagctactagggaggctgaggcaggagaatcacctgaacccgggaagcaaaggttgcagtgagccgagatcacaccactgcactccagcctggcgacagagtgagactcctctgtctcaaacaaaacaaaacaaaaattagccaggcgtgatggcacacacctgtgcccccagttactcgagagggtgaggtgggaggatcacttgaccccaggaggcggaggtggcagtgagtcgagattgtgccactgtactccagcctggtgacagacagagaccctgtctcaaaagaaaaaaaaagtttgctagaTAGAAACAAAAGGAGAGCGGCTCAGGCAGGAGAGGAGCATGAGCTCAGCCATGGAAAAGGAAGGTCCCCTGCAAGCCACAGAGGGTGGGACAGGGTGTTGTTGGGCTGGAGGATGCAAACTGGCACCAAAGGCCTCCAATGCCAGGCTCATGAGTTGAGGCGGGACCCTGTCTTCACCCACCCACTGAAGGTGCCTGGCCCCCCTGCCAAGCCCTCAGCAGGCCTTACCCCAGCCCATGGGCGCTGCTGGCCACAACAGCTCGTGGCCACGAGACTTGCGGCCTGCGCCATCCACGTAGATGCCAGCAGTGGTGAAGAGTAGCAGGAACTCGCTGAGGCTAAGCTCCACGGCACCCAGTGCCTCACCCAGGCCCCCGCGGGATGGTGGCAGCTCCTCAGGCACCAAACCGGCCCCCAGCGCCAACGGCGCAGCCTCGTTGAGCAGCGGGTAGAGTGCAAAGCCACCGGCGGCGCCCACACATAGCCGGTCGCCCAGCAGCCCCAGGCTctgcacagtggcaggtgcctgcagctCACGGATGCGGCGCTGCCAGGGCCCAGGGCCCGGGCCCAGCTGGTAGCAGAGCACCTGGCGCTTGACGGCTACACAGAGCACCGGGGTGCGGGCCTGCAGGATGCTTCCAGCTGCCAGCACCTGGCAGCCTCGAGACTCGGGGATCTTGGCACCTGCTACCTCTATGTTCTCCAGCTCCGCCAGGGCAAAGAGACGCACGCTGGGGCCGCGGCCACACAGCACGACCAGCAGGCCTGCACTGGGGCTCAAGGTCAGCTGCTGCACGCGCCGGCACTCCCCCACCTGGAAGATGTCTGCAGGGTTGGCGAGGGGAGAGTGTCACTGGCAGGTGGTTGAAGAGTGACCCATCCCCATCCTCCTCTGCCCGCTGGGGCTGCCCCTGCCCACGCCCACCCTAGCCCAGCTTTGATAGGTACCGTTGCTGCGCAGATGGATGACAAAGAGCCCCTCCTCGGTGCCAAGCGCAAGTCGATCCTGGTCTGgtagagggaggcagagggtCAGAGGTCAGCAGTCCCACTCAATGACACGGAGATTGGGCAGTCCACCTGCCCTGCTGTGCCTGTTTATCTTGAGGAAATGGGGGTGGCAATAATCCCGCTGTCCCTGCCTCACTGACCCTTCTCTCCCAGTCTGGACAGGCTTTTCCAGAGGGGTTGGGGTGAGGCCCATCATCTTGAGCTGTGGGATTTTGGGTAAGTCATGTCACCTCtcagagccttggtttccttatgtAAACTGGGGACAACGATGGTACTTCCTCACAGAGCAACTCTGAGGAAGCGAGGAAGTGATGCAGGGGAGGGTTCAGCAGAGCCCCTTGCTCAATAAATCCCCTCCCCTCTGGTTCCCGACTGCTCCAGGGACCCGCACAACCTCTCCTGTGTCTCCCGCCCTGAGAGCCGGGCCTGGCTCAGGGCCTCAGCTGCTGGGGAACGCCAAGGAGCTCTGTTTCATGCCTCTTTCCCAGCCTTAGTTACAGAAGAGCCCTGCTGAGCCCCAGGTTCAAGGCTGAGCACAAGTGAAGCTCTTCGCAGCTCCACCCAGGAGATGTTATGAGGCTCTGGGTGGTTCTACAGCAgctcccccagtcccccagctTGTAGTGAGACAGCCAGGACTGAACCTTCGTTTCTCTCTTTCTAAAGCCTTTgttccagctgggcacggtggcccatgcctataattccagcactttgggaggccaaggtgggtggatcacctgaggtcaggagttcgagaccagcctggccaacatgctgaaaccccgtctctactaaaaatacaaaaaatagccaggcgaggtggtgcatgcctgcaatcccagctactctggaggctgagacaggagaatcgcttgaatctgggaggcggaggttgcagtgagctgagattgcactgctgagctccagcctgggcgaccgagcgagactctgtctcaaaaaaagaaaaagaaaaaaaaaaagcctttgttCCTTCCACTTGCTTGAGATTCTTTTGGAAAaagcagaaactgaggcacagcgaAATGGAGTGGGGATAAGCCAGGCCCCCTACCTGGGGGCCCAGCCATGCACACAGGAGGCTGGAGCACATACGTGGTGCAAGGCAGTCTGTGTCTCGTGGCTGCAGGGAATGGGCAGTAGCAGTGGCCCTTGGGACTATTCCTAGACACCAGCACTCCCGCAGGCCTGAACTGCTTCCTCCAGTCCCCTCCACCAGCTCACCGAGGATGGCAGCGCAGAGCGTGTGAGGCAGCAGCGGCAGCCCGTTGTCGTAAGCCTCCTTGAGTGTGTACACGGGCCGGGGTCTTGGCCGCGCGTCCAGCAGCAGCCGCTGCAGCTCACCCAGCACCTGCAGCCAGCGTTCCCGCTCCCCCTCGCTCTCTGCCAGCAGCAGCACAGTGCACGTGGTGGGCGGCACTGCCAGCTGGGAGGTTGTCACCTGTGGGCAAGGACCCCAGCTGGAGGGCCGTGGACCAGAGCCAtctgtcctccctcccttcctgcctccagcAGCCGCTGTGCCCCGGGGGCCTAGCGTGCACTGTCAGCAGCAGGGAGTAGGCCAGACAGGCAAACAGACAACTCCAGAGCCATGCGACCAGCGCCATAATGGGGCAAGGACGGGCCTAGTGGGAACACAGAGGGACCCAAACCGGGGCCGGGAAGTGAAGGATGACTTCCCAGGAGACCAGACATTTCTGCTGAAGCCTGAGGGACGAGTAACTAACCAGGAGTAGTCAAGGTAGGTGAGGGGCTGGGCTCCAGTGCAGGGCCGGCAATTTCGTGCAAAGACAGATGTGAAGGACTGAGAATGTGGTGCACACAGGCACAGGGCGCCTTCAGAACTGGAGAGAGCAAGGTGTGACCAGAGCAGAGACAGGTGCCAAGGGAGAGGGCTGGGAGGCCTGCAGGGTCAGAGCCTTGGGGCCTCAAGGGCTAGGTCAGGAGCACCCCGAGCCCCGCAGACGATGGGAAGCCACAGCAGATCCTAAACGAGGTGAGACCGGGCCAGGTGCTCACGTGGAAAGCGTGCTGTGGTTGTGGGCTGGCCCAAGAGGGCAGTATGAAGTGGGGGGACAGTGGCCAGAGCTGGGACAGCATGGGGAGGTGGATGGTGGCTGCTCCATCTCATCCCAGGCACTCACCCTAAAGATGCGTGGCAGGTCCCTGGATTGGGCATGGATAACATCAGAGGCCAGGACAGGGGTAGCCGAGAACTGGGGGTCCCTGGGAGGTTCACAGAACAGGTCAGAAATCTCCCTGTCCCTGACTGCCCCCCTTACCACTAGTCCCTTGCCCCATGCCACTGCCCGGCACCTACCTCAGATCTAGGACCTGCAGGAGGGCCCCACTGGGCGGGCTGAGCCTCAGGTCAGGGGCGTCAAACAGCAGCAGGCGTGAGTCACTCAGGGCAGCAAACACGCGCTGCCAGCCCCGCCGGACACCTGAGGGCCGCGGCACCTGGCGGAAAGGCAAGCATGGGAGGGCTGCAGGGACCCTCAGCCCCCCATGCCCATCTTCCCCTCCCTCGGCCCCCACTCACCGACAGAAAGCCCTCATAGGCAGTGCCTGTGCCTGTTTCGGGGTGTACTCCCAGGGCTGTGCGGAGGAGGTCAGGGGGCACGGGGCAGGGTGGGGCCTGTGGGGCACAGGTTGTGTGACAAAAGTAGCCGCAGGCTGTGGGGAAAGTGGAGAAGGTGGATGAGGTGAGGCTGGGAGGGGACAGCCCCAAACCAGGACGGGGGCATGTCCAGAGCCAGCTTCCCTGAAGCCACGGTGGCACCCGAACTGTCCCCAATTCCTCATCAAGtgagaaaaggaacaaagctgagCAGGAGGAAATTTGACCAGCAGGTGCCAGTGACCCTGGGATGGGAGAAACAGCCTGGGTATGCCAGGGCCACACACCTGGGACCGTGGCTGGAGCATAGTGGGTGGGGACTCTCACCATCACAACCCAGGCCCTGGCGGCCCAGGCCCAGCATCAGCGAGGTGCAGCGGAGACACTTGGTCGGGGATGGGAAGCTCCGGGGGCGCAGCGTGTGTGAGCCgggctggggagggggacagCCATTACCCAAGGCCTCCCAGGGCCCCATGCCCCATCCCTGAGGGGTCAGGAAAGACAAGGGGCTGAGCCAGGCAACAGTGACCTCCGAGTCCCAGCCAATCTATGGCGGCAGGCAAGCTCATCGCCACCACCTCCACCCCAATTGTGCCTGCTAGCCACGATGCACGTGGAGTGTCCCCACAGTGCCCATTCAGCCTGGCAGAACTGCTTGGTGCCCCCACCCTGCTTGCCCCTCTGGGCACTGACCTTAGCAGGAAGACCTTCTGTAGAGGCTGTGTTGGCAGTGGGTGCTCTGGGGAACACAGCCTGCAGGAGGGCGGGGGAGCAGGTGAGACGGGCAAGGGCGGGGCCCAGGCCCCCTACGATGGACCCACCTGTCCTCACCCCCATGCGCAGGCTGCGTCGGCCCTCCGGCCTCAGATCTGGCTCTCCTCCATGCCTTGTGGCCTCTCCTGAGATGCCAGGGTCCTTGGCAGAATCCTtctgggggtgggagagagaggagcAAAGTCAAGGTCCCTGTGCCTCTCCCAGAACTTCTCCCCAACAAGCCCCTTGGCCTGGTCCTTACCTCTGAGCTCCGGAAGGACAGGAAGGGAATCAGGGAGTTTGAGGGCTTGGTGTCTGCAAAGAAAGGGTGGGTCACTGGCCTGGGGTCCCTGGCCTGAGGAACTAGGGTCCAGGAGGGGCCTCAGTTCCCACCTCAGTAAAATGGGAAATGACCacagggtggggcagggctgggcacagcaggCACTCCAGAAGTGCTGGTCACAGATGATGGAGTAAGCGGCAGAGTCCAGGAACAGACTCCTGTCTCCACCACCCTGCCAGGCCATCGTGGAGCCCCCTTGGCAAGTGGGAGGCCGCGGGGGAGCCTGGCTCCGGGGCAAGCAGTTGGCAGCCACTCACCCACTGGCCCTCGGGCCCGCAGCTCCTCCCGCAGCATGGCGAGCTCCTGTTGCAGGGCCTGGCTCTGCTTCTCGGCCTCCTGCAGACGGCTGGGGAGAATGGCAAGGGCTCGCCACTGGCCTCTGTGCGGGCCCTGGCCCCCAGTGCCTGCCCCTAGCCTCACCGCTCAGCCTGCAGCTGGGCCTCCTGCACCTGTGTCAGCCGCTCCTGCAGGCCCTGCTTGGCGCGGATCTCGGCCTCCAGCGCTGACTGCAGCTCCAGCCTGGCCGAGGCCTCCATCTTCTGCAGTCGCCGCGCCTTCCACTGGTGGTCCTGGTGGCCACGGAGCACCCGTATAAGATGCTTTCTAGGCCTGGCTGCCTCAGGGACCCCCTGCTACCAGAGCATCCTGCTACCCATGCCACCCAGCCAGGCTCAAAGCTCCAGCTCAGCCAATGACCCACTGTGAGCTCAGGGAAATCACTATCTCTCATGAGCTTGGTGTCCCCACCTCCAGTAGTGACCTTCAGTAGCAGGGATGCTGAGCTCACGGAAggtcagtgacttgcccaagccAGCCCCCAGGGGCATCTCTGGGGCTCACCAGTGGCCGGGCAGGGAGCGTCTGGGTGCCTACGTTCCTCAAGGACTCCAGCTCCTCTGCCATCTTGGTGGCCAGGGCCTGCAGGTAGCCTCTTGAGACCTTCTCATCATTCACCCTGAATGGGAAGGGGCTCAGGGTCATGGGCTGGGCCCTCAGTCTCGCCTGCGTTCCCCACCCCGACCCACCCCTGGCACCCACCAGCTGAGGATGTCGGCGAGCTGGGCCTCCCAGTTGCTCTCCGTCTCCCGCCGCTCACCCTCCAGCCGCTGCTTGCTCTCCTGCTCCTGGGCCAGCTCTGCTTCTAGCTGGGGCCGGCCAGAGGAAAGGTCAGCCCCAGGCCCCAGCAGTCCTGGGACTGCCGTCTCCCTGTAGGTACCCCAGCACCCCGAGCCCCGTCCATGTCCACCCTGCTCACTGGCTGCAGCTTGCCCACCCCTCAACTGGCTCCCCATTGCCTTGTCCGTCTGTTGTACCCTCCGTCTGTTGTACCCTGCTCACCCGCTCCTGCTCCCGGCTCAGCCTCCGGTTTTCCTCCTGCAGCTGGCACAGAGCCTCCTCCTTACCACTCGGCCTGGGGAGGAGAAGGCCAAGGCCGTGACTCACCGCCCAGGCCAGGCCCGGCCCCTCCCTGCCACCAGCTGCCTGGCTCACCTGTGGCTGTGGGCCTGCTCCAGCTGCTCTCGCAGGGCGGCCACCTCCTTCCTCAGTTGGGCCTCCTGAGGCCCACCCTCAGGGGGTCCCATCCCGTTGGTCTCAGAGGCTGTGTGGATGGTCTTGGGGACATGGAGGGGGTCAGGGCAGAGACCCAAGATGCCATGGCCCACCCACCTGGGACACAGGCCTGGCCCTGAGGCTCTGAGTGGGGTCAGGCTGGTGGGGAAGCACCTCTTGCCAAGGGGGAGGACTTGACTACCTTGGCCTGGGACGACTCCTCAAGGCGTTGCTCCCACTGTCCCTGCAGCTGCGTCACCTGCCGGCTCAGGGAGGACACCTGGGCCTCCAGCTGTGAGGGGTGCAGAGGCAGGCCACTGCCAACTCTGCCCTCGGCAGCCCCTCTGCCCACCTTACCATGGACTCCAGACCTGCCAGCCACAGTGGACATGAGGAGGCATGGACTCCCAGACTGCCCCGTCCCAGCCACCATCCCCTGGCCTAGCCTCTGCCAGCTACAACCGGGAGGCAGCATCTCCCACCAAGCTCCCCATGCTCCCTCCAGGCACACTGGGGGCAGGGCCCAGGTGCtgtccctacccaccctggtcaCTCACCTCCCTCTGGGCAGCCCGGGCTTCCTCCAGCTGGGAGCTCAGGGCCCGGGTCTGGCTAGCTGTGGCCGCCTCTCTCTCCTGGGCCTCCTGTAGCCTCTGAAGCAGCTCCTCCTGCTGCCCCTGGGCCCTGCAGAGCTCCTGCTCCTGAGCCTGCAGCCCTGCCCGACCCTCGGCCAGCTCctgaggaggcaggggagggagcgGGGAAGGACAAGGCCCAGAGTCAGGCACGAACCGTCCATGGAGCCCAGGGCCACTCACCCACCTCacccacctcacccagccctcacccacctcacccagccctcaCCCGGTGAAGTCGGTCAAGCTCCTGCCGTAGGTCACTGTCCTGACCTGGGCTACCAGCTGGGGGCCCATCCGTCTGGGACAATGAGGCCTTGTCCCTCAGCATCTCTGCCAGGAAGAGTCACTGAGACCTCGAGTGCTGGCGGCCCCAGCCTCTCAGCCCAGGAGCAAGTCTCCTTGGCCTGTTTCCCACACGCGGGCTCAGAGAGTATAAAATGCTCTCCCAGGATCATACAGCTtgtccagggcagggcaggacccGAGCCCAGGTGGGACTCAGccctggggggggggggggggtgggcgGAAGGGATACCTGGCAGCCTGTCCCGCAGAGTCTGCACTTCCTTCCGTAGCTGCTCCAGCTCCCGATGGTCTGTGGGGGCGTGCAGGGCCTCTGGAGGGGAGGTGGTACCCACAGGTGAGTCCACTCCTCCATTCCCGCAGCAGCAGCCCCTAGGGCCAGCACACCCAGGCCCGGCCCAGCCGCTCCCAGTACCTTGGTGCTTCCTGCTCAGCTCCACCTTCTCCTGCTCCAGACACTGGAGCTTCCGCTCCAGGGCAGCCCAAGCCTCAGAGCTGCTCTCAGGACTGTGACTGTAGGGGGACAGGGGCCATGTTTGTTGGTAGAAACCTCACCCCACAGAGTCTCC from Homo sapiens chromosome 11, GRCh38.p14 Primary Assembly encodes:
- the CDC42BPG gene encoding serine/threonine-protein kinase MRCK gamma isoform X11, with protein sequence MERRLRALEQLARGEAGGCPGLDGLLDLLLALHHELSSGPLRRERSVAQFLSWASPFVSKVKELRLQRDDFEILKVIGRGAFGEVTVVRQRDTGQIFAMKMLHKWEMLKRAETACFREERDVLVKGDSRWVTTLHYAFQDEEYLYLVMDYYAGGDLLTLLSRFEDRLPPELAQFYLAEMVLAIHSLHQLGYVHRDVKPDNVLLDVNGHIRLADFGSCLRLNTNGMVDSSVAVGTPDYISPEILQAMEEGKGHYGPQCDWWSLGVCAYELLFGETPFYAESLVETYGKIMNHEDHLQFPPDVPDVPASAQDLIRQLLCRQEERLGRGGLDDFRNHPFFEGVDWERLASSTAPYIPELRGPMDTSNFDVDDDTLNHPGTLPPPSHGAFSGHHLPFVGFTYTSGSHSPESSSEAWAALERKLQCLEQEKVELSRKHQEALHAPTDHRELEQLRKEVQTLRDRLPEMLRDKASLSQTDGPPAGSPGQDSDLRQELDRLHRELAEGRAGLQAQEQELCRAQGQQEELLQRLQEAQEREAATASQTRALSSQLEEARAAQRELEAQVSSLSRQVTQLQGQWEQRLEESSQAKTIHTASETNGMGPPEGGPQEAQLRKEVAALREQLEQAHSHRPSGKEEALCQLQEENRRLSREQERLEAELAQEQESKQRLEGERRETESNWEAQLADILSWVNDEKVSRGYLQALATKMAEELESLRNVGTQTLPARPLDHQWKARRLQKMEASARLELQSALEAEIRAKQGLQERLTQVQEAQLQAERRLQEAEKQSQALQQELAMLREELRARGPVDTKPSNSLIPFLSFRSSEKDSAKDPGISGEATRHGGEPDLRPEGRRSLRMGAVFPRAPTANTASTEGLPAKGWGMGPWEALGNGCPPPQPGSHTLRPRSFPSPTKCLRCTSLMLGLGRQGLGCDACGYFCHTTCAPQAPPCPVPPDLLRTALGVHPETGTGTAYEGFLSVPRPSGVRRGWQRVFAALSDSRLLLFDAPDLRLSPPSGALLQVLDLRDPQFSATPVLASDVIHAQSRDLPRIFRVTTSQLAVPPTTCTVLLLAESEGERERWLQVLGELQRLLLDARPRPRPVYTLKEAYDNGLPLLPHTLCAAILGTAGQVDCPISVSLSGTADL
- the CDC42BPG gene encoding serine/threonine-protein kinase MRCK gamma isoform X12, with protein sequence MERRLRALEQLARGEAGGCPGLDGLLDLLLALHHELSSGPLRRERSVAQFLSWASPFVSKVKELRLQRDDFEILKVIGRGAFGEVTVVRQRDTGQIFAMKMLHKWEMLKRAETACFREERDVLVKGDSRWVTTLHYAFQDEEYLYLVMDYYAGGDLLTLLSRFEDRLPPELAQFYLAEMVLAIHSLHQLGYVHRDVKPDNVLLDVNGHIRLADFGSCLRLNTNGMVDSSVAVGTPDYISPEILQAMEEGKGHYGPQCDWWSLGVCAYELLFGETPFYAESLVETYGKIMNHEDHLQFPPDVPDVPASAQDLIRQLLCRQEERLGRGGLDDFRNHPFFEGVDWERLASSTAPYIPELRGPMDTSNFDVDDDTLNHPGTLPPPSHGAFSGHHLPFVGFTYTSGSHSPESSSEAWAALERKLQCLEQEKVELSRKHQEALHAPTDHRELEQLRKEVQTLRDRLPEMLRDKASLSQTDGPPAGSPGQDSDLRQELDRLHRELAEGRAGLQAQEQELCRAQGQQEELLQRLQEAQEREAATASQTRALSSQLEEARAAQRELEAQVSSLSRQVTQLQGQWEQRLEESSQAKTIHTASETNGMGPPEGGPQEAQLRKEVAALREQLEQAHSHRPSGKEEALCQLQEENRRLSREQERLEAELAQEQESKQRLEGERRETESNWEAQLADILSWVNDEKVSRGYLQALATKMAEELESLRNVGTQTLPARPLDHQWKARRLQKMEASARLELQSALEAEIRAKQGLQERLTQVQEAQLQAERRLQEAEKQSQALQQELAMLREELRARGPVDTKPSNSLIPFLSFRSSEKDSAKDPGISGEATRHGGEPDLRPEGRRSLRMGAVFPRAPTANTASTEGLPAKGWGMGPWEALGNGCPPPQPGSHTLRPRSFPSPTKCLRCTSLMLGLGRQGLGCDACGYFCHTTCAPQAPPCPVPPDLLRTALGVHPETGTGTAYEGFLSVPRPSGVRRGWQRVFAALSDSRLLLFDAPDLRLSPPSGALLQVLDLRDPQFSATPVLASDVIHAQSRDLPRIFRVTTSQLAVPPTTCTVLLLAESEGERERWLQVLGELQRLLLDARPRPRPVYTLKEAYDNGLPLLPHTLCAAILDKQAQQGRWTAQSPCH